One region of Quercus lobata isolate SW786 chromosome 2, ValleyOak3.0 Primary Assembly, whole genome shotgun sequence genomic DNA includes:
- the LOC115977993 gene encoding zinc finger MYM-type protein 1-like: MALVLRYVNKEGIIIERFLGIVHVASTTALSLKHAIECLLCEHNLSLSNLRGQGYDGASNMQGDINGLKTLILKENKSAFYVHCFAHQLQLTLVAVAKNHINIAEFFYVVSNLVTVVGGSCKRRDALRDTQFAKIKEDLENGVRRSGQGLNQETNLKRPGDTRWGSYYGTILSLILMFSAIVDVLEIIEEDGLSDQKVEARSIMSNSFVAFDKEKLIRLAKFYPSDFLGTDILALDSQLQNYIFDMRSNDFFLELQGVSEFAEKLCTPKVNYTESDTCLAVSVPHVHMVHCGFALMFTYNMSTF, encoded by the exons ATGGCTCTCGTTCTTCGTTATGTGAACAAAGAAGGCATTATTATAGAGCGATTCCTTGGTATTGTACATGTAGCAAGTACTACCGCTTTGTCACTCAAGCATGCTATTGAATGTTTACTTTGTGAACATAATTTGAGTTTATCGAACCTACGTGGGCAAGGTTATGACGGGGCTAGTAATATGCAAGGTGATATCAATGgtctcaaaactttaattttgaaagagaacaAGTCAGCATTTTATGTCCATTGTTTTGCTCATCAACTTCAATTGACACTTGTTGCTGTtgctaaaaatcacattaacattgctgaatttttttatgtggttagTAATTTAGTAACTGTTGTTGGAGGTTCTTGTAAGAGACGAGATGCTCTTCGAGATACacaatttgccaaaattaaagaagatttaGAGAATGGTGTTCGTAGAAGTGGGCAAGGTTTGAATCAAGAGACAAATCTTAAACGTCCTGGTGATACACGTTGGGGATCATATTATGGGACCATTCTCagtttgattttgatgttctctGCAATTGTTGATGTGCTAGAgattattgaagaagatggcCTCTCCGACCAAAAAGTTGAAGCTCGATCTATTATGAG TAATTCATTTGTGGCTTTCGATAAGGAAAAGTTGATACGTCTAGCTAAGTTCTATCcttctgattttcttgggacagATATTTTGGCACTTGACTCTCAACTGcagaattatatttttgatatgCGCAGCAATGACTTCTTTTTAGAGCTTCAAGGAGTTAGTGAATTTGCTGAAAA GTTGTGCACGCCAAAAGTAAATTATACAGAGTCAGACACTTGCCTTGCTGTCTCTGTGCCGCATGTCCATATGGTCCACTGTGGTTTTGCCCTTATGTTCACGTATAACATGTCGACATTCTGA